The Dokdonella sp. nucleotide sequence TGCGCGCGCCTGCGTGGTGCTGACCAAAGCCGACCTGGCCGGCGATCACACCGAGCCAATGGCGATCGTGCGCGAGCGTGTGCCGGCGACGGTCGACGTCATCGCCGTCAACGCGAAATCCACCGCCAGCGTCGCCCCGCTGCTCGCCCTGCTCGGCCCCGGCACATCGAGCGTGCTGGTGGGCTCGTCCGGTGCCGGCAAGTCGACCCTGACCAACACCCTGCTCGGCGAGACCCGCCAGGCCACCCAATCGGTCCGCGCAAACGACAGCCGCGGCCGCCACACCACGACCTCGCGCGCGCTGATCCTGCTGCCGAGCGGCGGCTGCCTGATCGACACACCCGGCATGCGCGAGATCAAGCTGACCGGCGAGGAAACCCTCGACGGTGCACAGTTTGCCGACATCGACGCGCTCGCCGCGGAGTGCCGTTTCGGCGACTGCGCCCACCACGGTGAACCCGGATGCGCCGTGCGCGCAGCACTCGATGACGGTCGCCTCTGCACCGAGCGCTGGCACAACTACCTCAAGCTGCGCGACGAACTCGCCGCCGCCGCCGAAAGCCTCGAAGCCCAACTGCGCCGCAAGAGCGAATCGCGCGTGCTGACCAAAGCCCTCAACAAGCGCCTCGCGGAAAAATACGGGCGCCAGTGAGAACCACTTCGCGCCAACCCGCGCCACATCATCAACCGCAACCACGCCGGAGCGGATGTCATCCGGCGATGCTGTCGACGACCCTGTGGCATCGACGTGACGGATGCAGATCAGGGCATCCCAAGACATGAACGGCGCCCGCAGACCCCGATACCGATATGACCAGACTGATTGCCCTGCTTCTGCTGACTGCCGCCATGCTTTCGTTCGGCTCGCTGGTTTCCGGTGCCGGCTATCTTGAGTTGCTCTTGCCCGGCGGCCTCCCCGTCGGCAACGCGCTGGCGGCGACCGGGCTCTGCGCACTCGCCGCCGCTGCCCTCCAGCTCAGCACGCCCGGCTCGACCTGCCGCCGCGTCGCGCAAGGTGCCGTGCTGGCCGCGATTCTTTGGCTTCCGGTTTCCGTGGCGCTCGCCGGCAATCTTGCGCTCAACTTCTCCGCAAACCGCGGTTCGGCGTGGCTGGTACTCAGCCTGCTCACTGCCGTAGTCGTGCTCGGCTCGCTGGCATGGTCTGTCATCACAGCGCTGGGAGCTATGCTCAAGCGGTCGGGTGCAGCCTGACCATCCTCAGGAGCCTTTCCAGCCTTCCCGATCGCGTGAAGCCTTTGCTGCCGGCAGTCGCTCTGATCGGGAAGGCAGCTCCTGGATTCACATCGCCGAAGGCTCCTCGGGTTCGGCTGGATCCGACCCTGAGCGAGGTGTCCGACCGTGCGCTCGACATGGGCGTGGAACGGCGGGCCGTGGCGCGGCATGGACCCGGTTTCCGGACTCGGACGACCGACGGGGCGTTGTGGCGGCCACGGTGTCGATGTCCGACAATCGCCGGGACGCCGCTTCGCGGCGCGGAGCAGACGCGCGACCAGGCCATGAACGATCACGCGCACGAGCCGCATGTGGCAAATCGTGCCTATCGGGTGAGCGGAGCCATTCTTGGCGTGCTGCTCGTCGCCTCCGGCATCTACGTTCTGTGGACCGATGCCGTCGACCTGCTCGCGCTGGGCGGCGTAGCGCTGCTGATTGCATTCGGCGGCAACCTTCTGTTTTCGGCCTGGCGCGGACGCGCATCCTGGCTCGGCAAGCTCGGCCCGTTGCCCTAGCCCGTGGGTGAAGGCGCGACGGGGAGAGGATGGCGTCGGCTTTCGTGCGCGCAGTCACCACGCCGGGCAGGCGCTTGCAAGCACCCACTCTTCGCCTATGCTCGGCGCCGCATGGCCAACACAACCACCGTGGATGCAAACCACGCTGCCCTCGACCGTCGCCTCGTCGCCGCGGTCAGGGGCATCCGCGTGCTCGGTGCGTTGAGCTGGCCTTCGTCCGCACAGGAACGATTCCTCGCCGACTGGCGGCGCGGGCAGGTGCACCTGCCCGTGATCGAGTACGGGCGCGCCGATCATGCCGCGACGAAGGCCGAGCTCGACGACATCCAGCGCAGCGCCGACCCGCATCACCCGGTCGGCGAATACCTGCAGCGCAGCGCTGCAGCATGGCGCACGGCGACCGACCTGCTCGAGGCGGCCGGCACGCCGGCACTGACCCGGCATTCGATCGAACTGTACGGCCGCCCCGGACACCGCATTCCGGGCAGCGAGCAGAGCAATCTCGATGCGGCGCGCCACTTCATCGAGCTGGCCAGCGAACTCGATGGCGAGCTCGCGCTTGGCGACGCCGACTACTGCATCCCGGCCGACGTCCTGCGCGAGGACCTGCAAACCCAGCTCGACGCGTTCTTCGGCAGCGGCCGCGTGCGTGTCGAGGTCGACGACAGCCTGATCGCCAAGGCCGCGGCGGGGGCCACACGCATCCGCCTGCGCTCAGCGACCTGCTTCACCGAGTACGACCGCACACAACTGCTCGAACACGAGGCCTACGTGCATACGCTGACCGCGCTCAACGGACGCCGCCAGCCGAACCTCGCCTCGCTGGCGCTGAACTCGCCGCGCATCACCGCGACCCAGGAGGGCCTGGCCGTGTTCGCCGAGCTGATGACCGGCTCGCTCGACATCGAGCGCATCAAGCGCATCAGCCTGCGCATCCTCGCCATCGACATGGCCCTGCACGGCGCCGATTTCGTCGAGGTGTTCCGCTTCTTCCTCGATTCCGGCCAGTCGGAGACCGACAGCTTCTCGTCGGCCCAGCGCGTGTTCCGCGGCTCGCCGACGGGCGGCGGCTCGGCCTTCACCAAGGACACCGTCTACCTGCACGGCCTCTTGTCCGTGCACACGTTCTTCCGCTGGGCGCTCAAGCACAAGCGCCTCGACCTCTGCCGCAACCTGTTCGCCGGCAAGATGAGCCTGCACGACGTGGTCTCCCTGCAGGGCGAGTTCGCTTCCGGCTACATCGCTGCGCCGACCTGGCTGCCGCGCTGGGTGCAGCATGCCAACGGGCTGGCGACCATGCTCGCCTTCTCGCTGTTCGCCAACCGCATCCGCCTCGACCGCGTCGCGGCCGAGGATCTCGTGCTCGCCCTGTGAGCCGATCCCTTGCGTACACTAGCCGCTCGCCGCCGCCCCTCGACCGACATGTCCCAGAAAAAGACCGACGACCTCAAGCAAGCCGCCCTCGAATACCACCGCCGCGCACCGGCCGGGAAGATCAAGGTGGTACCGACCAAGTCGGTGGTGACCCAGCGCGAACTGTCGCTGGCCTATTCGCCGGGCGTCGCCTTCGCCTGCAACGAGATCGTGCGCGATCCCGGCGAGGCGGCGACGCTGACCGCGCGCGGCAATCTCGTCGCCGTCATCACCAACGGCACCGCCGTGCTCGGCCTCGGCAACATCGGCCCGCTGGCGGCCAAGCCGGTGATGGAAGGCAAGGGCATGCTGTTCCAGAAGTTCGCCGGCATCGACGTGTTCGACATCGAGATCGACGAGAACGACCCGGACAAGCTCGTCGACATCATCGCCAGCCTCGAACCGAGCTTCGGCGGCATCAACCTCGAGGACATCAAGGCGCCGGAGTGCTTCGCGGTCGAGCGCAAGCTGCGCGAGCGCATGAAGATCCCGGTGTTCCACGACGACCAGCACGGCACCGCGATCATCGTCGGCGCGGCGCTGATCAACGCGCTCACGATCGTCGAGAAGGACATCGCGAAGATCAAGGTCGTGCACACCGGCGCCGGCGCGGCCGGCATCTCCTGCCTCAACATGTTGGTCAGCCTCGGCGTCGATCCGGCCAACATCTGGGTGGCCGACCGCCTCGGCGTGGTCTGGCGCGGTCGCACCGAGGAGATGGACGAGAACAAGGCGCGCTTCGCGCGCGATACCGACGCCCGCACGCTCGACGAGATCATCGATGGCGCCGACGTCTTCCTCGGCCTGTCCGCGCCGGGCGTGCTGAGCCCGGACATGGTGCGGCGTATGGCCGACAAGCCGATCGTGTTCGCCCTGGCCAATCCGACCCCGGAAATCCTCCCCGAACTGGTGCGCGAGGCGAACCCGGACGCGATCATCGCCACTGGCCGCTCGGACTATCCGAACCAGGTCAACAACGCGCTGTGCTTCCCTTACCTGTTCCGCGGTGCGCTCGACGTCGGCGCGACGGCGATCAACGAGGAGATGAAGATCGCCTGCGTGCATGCGATCGCCGAACTGGCGCGTCGCGAGATGTCCGATGTCGCCGCACGGGCCTACGGCGGGCAGACGCGCTCGTTCGGGCCCGATTACCTGATCCCGCAGCCGTTCGATCCGCGCCTGCTGACCGAGTTGTCGCCGGCGGTCGCGCGCGCGGCGATGGCCTCGGGCGTCGCCACGCGCCCATTGGCCGACGCCGAGGCCTACCGCGAGCGCCTCAACAGCTTCGTGTTCCGCAGCGGCCTGGTCATGAAGCCGGTGTTCGACCGCGCACGCAGCGACCGCCAACGCGTCGTCTTCGCCGAGGGCGAGGAGGAAACCGTGCTGCGCGCGGTGCAGCACATCGCCGACGAGCACCTGGCCTGGCCGATCCTGATCGGTCGCCCTGCGGTGATCGAATCGCGCATCCAGCGCATGCGCCTGCGCCTCAAGCCCGGCATCGATTTCGAGGTCTGCAACATCGAAAACGACCCTCGCTTCAAGGACTACTGGAGCGAGTACCACGCCCTGCTCGAACGCCGCGGCGTCACCCCCGACAGCGCCAAGGCGATCGTGCGCTCGCGCCCGAGCGTGATCGCGGCGCTGATGCTGCGACGGGGCGAAGCCGACGCGATGCTGACCGGCATCGTCGGCCGCTACCACAAGAAGCTGCGCTACATCCTCGACATCATCCCGCTCGAACCCGGCGTGCAGTCGCCCTCGGCGATGACCGGCGTGGTCAACGACAAGGGACTGTTCTTCTTCATCGACACCCACGTCAAGCTCGACCCGACCGCCGAACAGGTCGCCGAGGCGACCCTGCAGGCAGCGATCCGCCTGCGCCTGTTCGGGGTCAACCCGAAGATCGCCCTGCTCTCGCATTCGAACTTCGGAAGCCACGAGGACGCCTCCGCGGCGAAGATGCGCCGCGCGCTCGAACTCGTGCGCGAGCGCGACCCGGATCTCGAGATCGAGGGCGAGATGCATGCCGACACCGCATTCAACGAGGAAGTGCGCGAACGCCTGTTTCCGAACTCGCGGCTCAAGGGCCTGGCCAACGTCTATGTCTGTCCAAACCTCGACGCCGCCAACATCGCCTACAACATCACCCGCGTGATGACCGAAGGCGTCGCCCTCGGCCCGGTGCTGATGGGCATGTCCAGGCCGGCCCACATCCTGACTCCGGCCGCGACCGTTCGCCGCGTCGTCAACATGACCGCGATCGCCGCGGTCGAAGCGCAGATCCGTGCGGCGAGGGAGCGGTGATGGGAATTGCTCCGTAGGAGACGCCTTCAGGCGTGATGCTTCTTCTTTTTGACGTTGTACGGCAGGGGCATCACGGCTAAAGCCGTTTCCTACGGCCGTTTCCTACGGCCGTTTCCTGCGGCGGTTTCCTACGGCCGTTTCCTGCGGCGGTTTCGTGCGGCCGTTTCCTACGGCGGTTTCCTACGGCGGTTTCCTGCGGCCGTTTCCTGCGGCGGTTTCCTACGGCCGTTTCCTGCGGCGGTTTCCTACGGCCGTTTCCTGCGGCGTTTTCGTGCGGTCGCCCTCGGCCCGGTGCTGATGGGCATGTCCAGGCCGGCCCACATCCTGACTCCGGCCGCGACCGTTCGCCGCGTCGTCAACATGACCGCGATCGCCGCGGTCGAAGCGCAGATCCGCGCGGCGAGGGAGCGGTGATGGGAACAGCTCCGTAGGAAACGCCTTCAGGCGTGATGCTCTTTCTTTTTGACGTTGTACGGCAGGGGCATCACGGCTAAAGCCGTTTCCTACGGCGGTTTCCTGCGGCGGTTTCCTGCGGCGGTTTCCTACGGTGTTTTCGTGCGGTCGCCCTCGGCCCTGTGCTGATGGGCATGTCCAGGCCGGCCCACATCCTGACTCCGGCCGCGACCGTTCGCCGCGTCGTCAACATGACCGCGATCGCCGCGGTCGAGGCGCAGATCCGCGCGGCGAGGGAGCGGTGATGGGATTTGCTCCGTAGGAGACGCCTTCAGGCGTGATGCTCTTTCTTTTTGACGTTGTACGGCAGGGGCATCACGGCTAAAGCCGTTTCCTACGGCCGTTTCCTGCGGCCATTTCCTACAGCGGTTTCCTGCGGCGGTTTCCTGCGGCGGTTTCGTGCAGTCGTTTCCAGAGACGGTGATTGGGCGGGCGCGGGCTTCACCGCCACGCAGCATGCAGTCGCCACAGCCGACGGCTACACTCGGACGTCCGCGGGCGGCGATGTGCCGCCCCCTGCCCATGGCGACACCTGAGGAATCCGCATGAACCCGTTGCAGGACATACTCGATCAGGACCTCGACCCGGTCGAAACCCGTGAGTGGACCGATTCGATCAAGTCGGTCATCGATGCGGACGGTACCGACCGCGCGCACCAACTCCTGCAGCGCATGGTCGAGGAAACACGCCGTGCCGGCGGCCACCTGCCATTCCAGCCGACCACCGAGTACATCAACACCATCCCACCACACCTCGAGGCCAAGTCGCCCGGCGACGCGGCCATGGAATGGCGGATCCGCTCGCTGATCCGCTGGAACGCGATGGCGATGGTCGTGCGTGCGAACCGCAAGCCGGGCGAACTCGGCGGCCACATCGCCAGCTTCGCCTCGTCCGCCACGCTCTACGACGTCGGCTTCAATCACTTCTGGCGCGCACCGAGCGACGGCCACCCCGGTGACCTGATCTTCCACCAGGGCCATTCCAGCCCGGGCGTGTACGCGCGCTCCTTCCTCGAAGGCCGCATCAGCGAGGAACAGCTCGACCATTTCCGCATGGAAGTCATCGGCAAGGGCAAGGCACTGCCCTCGTATCCGCACCCGTGGCTGATGCCCGACTACTGGCAGGTGCCGACCGTATCGATGGGCCTCGGCCCACTGCAGGCGATCTACCAGGCCCAGTTCATGAAGTACCTCGAGCACCGCGGCCTGATCCCGGTGAGCGACCGCAAGGTGTGGTGCTTCGTCGGCGACGGCGAATCGGACGAGCCCGAGACGCTCGGTGCGATCTCGCTGGCCGGTCGCGAGGGTCTCGACAACCTGATCTTCGTGGTCAATTGCAACCTGCAGCGCCTCGACGGCCCGGTGCGCGGCAACGGCAAGATCATCCAGGAACTCGAAGGCGTGTTCCGCGGTGCCGGCTGGAACGTGATCAAGCTGATCTGGGGCAGCTACTGGGATCCGCTCCTTGCGCGCGACCACAACGGCACGCTGCGCAGGGTCATGATGGAAACCGTCGACGGCGAATACCAGAACTGCAAGGCCTTCGGCGGCGCGTACACGCGCGAACACTTCTTCGGCAAGCACCCGGAGACGCGCGAGATGGTCGCCAGCCTTTCCGACGAAGACATCTGGCGTCTCAACCGCGGCGGCCACGATCCGCACAAGGTCTATGCGGCCTACCACGAGGCGGTCAACACCAAGGGCATGCCGACCGTGATCCTCGCCAAGACGGTCAAGGGCTACGGCATGGGCGGTGCCGGTGAATCGCAGAACATCACCCACCAGCAGAAAAAGATGGACGACAACGCGGTGCGTGCGTTCCGCGATCGCTTCAACATCCCGGTCGCCGACGCCGACCTGCCGCAGGTGCCGTACTACCACCCCGGCAAGGATTCGCCCGAAGTCGAATACATGCTGGAACGCCGTCGCGCGCTCGGCGGCTTCCTGCCGCAGCGCCGGCGCACCTCGGCTTCGATGGCCACGCCGGAGTTGGCCACGTTCGACGCGCTGACGAACGGCACCGGCGAACGCGAGATCTCCACGACCATGGCCTTCGTGCGGGCGCTCAACCTGTTCCTGCGCGACAAGGAGATCGGACCGCGCATCGTGCCGATCGTCGCCGACGAGGCCCGCACCTTCGGCATGGAAGGCCTGTTCCGCCAGATCGGCATCTACGCGCCGTTCGGCCAGAAGTACAAGCCGATGGACGCCGACCAGCTCATGTACTACCGCGAGGACCAGTCAGGCCAGGTGCTCCAGCAGGGCATCAGCGAACCAGGCGCGATGTCCTCATGGATGGCCGCGGCAACGAGCTATTCGTTCAGCGACGTGCCGATGCTGCCGTTCTACATCTACTACTCGATGTTCGGCTTCCAGCGCATCGGTGACCTCGCCTGGGCCGCCGGCGACATGCGCGCGCGCGGCTTCCTGGTCGGCGGCACCGCCGGCCGCACCACGCTCAACGGCGAGGGTCTGCAGCACGAGGACGGCCATTCGCACGTGGTCGCCGGCACGATTCCGAACTGCCGCAGCTACGACCCGACCTTCTCCTACGAGGTTGCGGTGATCCTGCAGGATGGCGTGCGCCGCATGCTGACCGAGCAGGAGGACACCTACTACTACCTCACCGTGATGAACGAGAACTACGCGCACCCGGACATGCCGGCAGGCGCGGAGGCAGGGATCATCAAGGGCATGTACCTGTTCAGGGAATCGGGGACGGGGAATGGGGAATCGGGCAAAGGCAAGAGCAAAGGGAAACGCCCGACCGTGCAACTGCTCGGGTCGGGCACGATCCTGCGCGAGGTGATCGCCGCGGCCGAACTGCTGGAGAAGGAGTTCGGCGTGGCCGCCGACATCTGGTCCTGCCCGAGCTTCAACGAACTGCGCCGCGACGGCTTCGACGTCGAGCGCTGGAATCGCCTGCACCCGCTGGCGAAGCAGCCGCGCAAGTCCTGGGTCGCCGAATGCCTCGATGGTCGCAGCGGCCCGATCGTCGCGGCGACCGACTATGTGCGCGCGTATTCGGACCAGATCCGGGCCTTCATCCCGGCCGGACGCAGCTTCATCGCGCTCGGCACCGACGGCTACGGCCGCAGCGACACGCGCGCGCACCTGCGCTCGTTCTTCGAGGTCGACCGCTGGTGGATCGCCCACGCCGCCATCGCTGCGCTGGCAGCCGATGGCCAGATGAACCCCGAGGACGTCGCCCGCGCGATCCGCGAATGGAAGCTCGATCCCGAGAAGCCGAATCCCGTGACGGTGTGAAAAACGTCGCGCCCGAAGGCGCTCCCACAGGCGCACCTACGGAACAAAAAATGCCGTAGGAGCCCGTGCACGGGCGATGCTTTTCGTCGCGACCATCGGCAGGCATCGCCCCCGAAGGGACTCCTACGGGAGGCGGTCGGCGACCGCGCAGGATACGCGCTTGCGTTGGGCGTCGTGCTTCGGCGATTGGTAGGGCTGGCCGATCTTCGGCAGACGGGCGGCAAGCGGAACGACGCTGGCATTGAGGCGCCAGTCGTAGATGACGCTGAAGGCGAGCACGCGCGCCACGTACTCGCGGGTTTCCTTGTACGGGATCGTCTCAATGAAGAAATCCGGTTCGAGGCCGCCGCGCGCGGCCAGCCAGCGCTTCACCGGCGCGCTACCGGCGTTGTAGGCCGCGCTGGCCAGCCACGGGCTGCCCGAATACTGGCCGGCCATCTGCGCGAGGAAACGTGTGCCAAGCTGGACGTTGTAGGCCGGATCGAACAGGTCGCCCGGCTTGTGGTAGGGCAGTTGCGCCCGCTGCGCGACCTCCTTGGCAACACTGGGCAGAAGCTGCATGAGGCCGTAGGCGTCGGCATGCGAACGCGCGTCGGTCATCCACGCGCTCTCGGCGCGGATGATCGCGTAGGACCAGGCAGGATCGATGCCGGCGCTGCGCGCCTCGCGCGTCACGTGCGGTTTCATCGCCAGCGGAAAGCGCTGCTCGTAGTGGCGCTGTGTCGTAGGTGAGGCCGACAACAGGAACACGGCACGGTCGTACCAATCCTTGCGATAGGCGATGTCGGCGGCGAGGCGGCGGTCGGCCGGCTCCAGCTTCGTCATCGCGAAATCCCATTCGCGACGCGCGTTGTCGAGTTGGCCAAGGGCGTGAAACTCGAACGCACGGGCGAGATCGGGCTGGGCGAGCAGGCGCTTCTCGGTGTTGCGGTCGGCGGCGAAGACATCCGCGCAGATCGAGTAGTCCGCGCCGATCCAGTCGGCGGCGAGGAAGCCGTGGAAGTTCGCCTCGCGCGCGACTTCAGCGAACAGCGCGCCGGCTTCATCCTTGCGGCCGAGCTTGTCAAGCATGCGCGCGCGCAGGTAGCGCCAACGCGCATCGGCCCGCTGCGCCTCGCTCATCGCTTCAAGCGCCGCCAGCGTCTCGTTCCAGTCGCCGGTCGCCAGCGCCACGCGCACGTGCCACTCGCGCGAGGCATCGTCGGCGGCTTCGATCGGCAAGGCCTTCAGGCGTGCGAGTGCATCGTCTTCATAGCCGGTCGAGCGGTACACCGCGATCGCATTGAGGATGCGGTACTTCTGCGCCGGATCCCACTGGAACTTCGCACCGAGTGCGGCCCAGCGCGTTTCCGCGGTGGCGCTGTCGCGGCGGGCCAGACGCATGAAACCGAACGACAGCGCATCGCGGTTGCGTGGCGTGTCGGGCCAGGCCGCGGCATTGGCGAGCACACTGGCCGGATCGCGCACGGTGGCGGCGACGCGGTCGGCGGCGGCCTTGCCGGGTGCGTCGAGGCGCGTGCCGATCATGGCAACGGTTTCGGGATTGGCGGCGGCGGCAGCCGCTTCGATGCGCGCCCACACCTCGGCATCGGTCAGGCCACCGCTCGTGCGCGCCCAGGCGAACAGCGGTTCGCACAAGGCCGGTGTCGCGCGCGGCTGCATCCACAGCGCGGCGATGTCCTGCGCGTAGTCCGGTTTCTCTCCGGCATCGATGCGCGCGCGCTGCCAGGCGCATTTCAGTTCAAGCGATCCACTGTCCTGCCAGAGTCGGCGGAAGGTCGCCCAATCGCCGGCATTGGCGAGGCGGCGCAGGGTCTTCTCGCGCAGGTTGCGCGCCACGAGACTGTCCGGCCAGCGCGCGAGAAAAGCCTCGACTGCGGTGGTCGATGGCGGCGTCTTGCCGCGCTCGAGCACGCCAAGTTCCACGTAGGGCAGCAGCGGATAGTCGGCGAGGTCGATCGCGTGGCGCTTCCAGGCATCGCCGGATTCGCGTGCGACCGCTTCGAGGGCGCGGCGGTACTGACTGCGCTGCTGCTCGCGGTCGGCGGCCTGGGCCGGTGAGACAACCGCGACGAGAGCGACGACGAACGAGGTGGCGAGACGGATGCAGATCATTGCTTTGGTGGGGTCTTGCAGATGTCGTGTGGGCGATTCTGCCAGTAGGCGTGACGCTGGATAGCACGAATCTTGTAGTTGAGCACTTCGACGAAGCCGAGCGATAGCGGCGTCCATGTCGCGGCACATTTAAGGACACTGCGGTAAGGAACAGGATCGCCGACAACGCCTGGTTCTACGTGCTCGCCGCCACGCGACCCTGCACGGCCAGTCCGCTCAGGAAGGCTTCAAGCTCCGCCGCCCCCAACTCCCGAGGGTGTCGACGGCCACTGGCAAGGATGAACCTGCGGATCCATCCGGTGTACGCCCTTTCGGTGTACAAGCTGTAGCGTTTGAGCCGCAATATGCGCCGAATCTCGTCGAACAGGCGCCGAGCGGGCCGGTCCGCCGCACCACTTGCTACCCCTCCGATCCATCGTGATATTCCATAACACCCCGCATCCGTCGACAACGCAGGGACGTTCAGTGAAATCCGTCGCCCCTGGAATCGGACAAAGGATTGATTTCATGCAGGAAAACCGCTTGACGCGCACCGCGCCGATGCTGAACGATCCATGCTATGCCTCGGATTCGGGGTCTACTTGTAGTTAGAAACCTCAGGGGGAGTCTATGGCAACGGGATGGCATACAAAACTGACTGGCCAAGTCGGTGAGCATCTCGTCACGGCGGAACTCGGGAGGCGGCATATTCTTGCGGCCCCGTTCTCTGGCAACGTCCCAGACATTGACATCCTCGCGTACGCAAATGGCATCACGGGCCTCATTCAAGTAAAGACCATAACTGGCGACTCGTGGCAGTTTGACGTTCGTAGGTTTCTTAGCGTCGAGCTCGAATCGGGGCGTCAGGTTGTGCACGGCAAGAGCCCGGAGCTCGACCGCAAGATCATTTGCGTGTTCGTCGCCCTAGGCAACCAGCTCGGTGAGGATCAGTTCTACATCTTCAAGCAGGGTTGGCTGCAAGACCATTTTGCCCAGAAGTACAAAGGTAGGGCTGCACCCAAAAACATTAATTCTTTTCATTGCGCAATCTGGCGGCGTGACATGGCAGTGCATCTTGGCAAATGGCGTATCATCACCAACAAGTTCAAGGTGTGAGTCGGTTTCTAACTATTCGGTCAACCGGACGCAAACCCGCTGCGCGGGTTCGCGCCGGTTACCTCAAGCGTTAGGCATCTGTGACAGAGAATCGCGTCCGCATAGTCTTACCAGAGCCGCATTACACGCTCTTCGACGCTA carries:
- a CDS encoding phage integrase N-terminal SAM-like domain-containing protein, producing the protein MSTDAGCYGISRWIGGVASGAADRPARRLFDEIRRILRLKRYSLYTERAYTGWIRRFILASGRRHPRELGAAELEAFLSGLAVQGRVAAST